One segment of Pseudodesulfovibrio sp. 5S69 DNA contains the following:
- a CDS encoding sigma-54 interaction domain-containing protein, with protein MNKNDPRLPSVAEGRSTQVLPPARLCEGNILQAGILQDGAFTWSVPEPDFLPSPAEQEALRALCRETLEKRGMSHRESFSLNGRDCALTVYAFPDLRPALAVMLVTDRSKAEECRRRLERNLSRSMELDAIVTATSDGIWVCDGQGFVTLVNPAAERVNNIVAQDVIGRNMHDLLKEGFIDRSAAVEVVRTGQPVSLLQMRDGRKLTSTGTPVFDSNGVLQRVVVSTQDATEVDNLRRDLERQEFLADNYRSKLMELQDQLASDREIIARSPKMLSVLHQALKAGNSEASILLLGESGTGKGILAELIHNHSRRHDKPLLSLNCGAIPETLVEAELFGYEQGAFTGAKAGKPGLLEVADGGTLFLDEVAELPLQTQVKLLKFLDDGRFTRLGATKGKHVDVRVIAATNRDLRTMANEGSFRKDLYYRLNIIPIQIPPLRERKECIPALLNHFLTLYGNKYNSPKRLRGSALDALAAYPYPGNVRQLINICERLVVMTEHQLIDRDDLMNEVTTGRDYISFQSMRETNTTLKQAMGQLEKALLLEAYEQCHTQQQIAEALDISQASVARKLKQYGIGGKRPGGQPRSAKKADSLLQPRL; from the coding sequence ATGAATAAAAACGACCCCCGCCTTCCGTCCGTAGCCGAAGGAAGGAGCACCCAGGTCCTCCCGCCTGCCCGCCTCTGCGAGGGCAACATCCTGCAGGCGGGCATCCTGCAGGACGGCGCCTTTACCTGGAGCGTCCCCGAACCGGACTTCCTGCCCTCCCCCGCCGAACAGGAGGCACTGCGCGCCCTCTGCCGGGAGACCTTGGAAAAGCGGGGCATGTCGCACCGGGAGTCCTTTTCGCTCAACGGCCGCGACTGCGCCCTGACCGTCTATGCGTTCCCCGACCTCCGCCCCGCCTTGGCCGTGATGCTCGTCACGGACCGGAGCAAGGCGGAGGAATGCCGCCGCCGGCTCGAAAGGAACCTCAGCCGGTCCATGGAACTGGACGCCATCGTCACCGCCACCTCGGACGGCATCTGGGTCTGCGACGGGCAGGGATTCGTCACCCTCGTCAATCCGGCCGCGGAGCGCGTCAACAACATCGTTGCCCAAGACGTGATCGGAAGGAACATGCACGACCTGCTCAAGGAGGGGTTCATCGACCGCTCGGCCGCCGTGGAGGTCGTCCGCACCGGGCAGCCCGTCAGCCTGCTGCAGATGCGGGACGGGAGGAAACTGACCTCCACCGGGACCCCGGTCTTCGACTCCAACGGCGTGCTCCAGCGCGTGGTGGTCAGCACCCAGGACGCCACCGAGGTCGACAACCTCCGACGCGATCTGGAGCGACAGGAATTCCTGGCCGACAACTACCGCAGCAAGCTGATGGAGTTGCAGGACCAGTTGGCCTCGGACCGCGAGATAATCGCCCGCAGCCCGAAAATGCTGTCGGTCCTGCACCAGGCCCTCAAGGCGGGCAACTCCGAGGCATCCATCCTCCTGCTGGGCGAATCCGGGACCGGCAAGGGCATCCTGGCCGAACTGATCCACAACCATTCGAGAAGGCACGACAAACCGCTTCTCTCCCTGAACTGCGGCGCCATTCCTGAGACCCTGGTGGAGGCCGAGCTGTTCGGCTACGAGCAAGGCGCGTTCACCGGAGCGAAGGCGGGTAAGCCGGGGCTGCTGGAAGTGGCGGACGGCGGCACCCTCTTCCTCGACGAGGTCGCCGAACTGCCCCTGCAGACACAGGTCAAGTTGCTGAAATTCCTCGATGACGGGCGTTTCACCCGGCTGGGAGCCACCAAGGGCAAGCACGTCGACGTGCGGGTCATCGCCGCGACGAACCGCGACCTCCGGACCATGGCCAACGAGGGCTCCTTCCGCAAGGACCTGTACTACCGGCTCAACATCATCCCCATCCAGATCCCGCCCCTGCGGGAACGCAAGGAATGCATTCCCGCGCTGCTCAACCACTTCCTCACCCTGTACGGAAACAAGTACAATTCGCCGAAACGGCTCCGGGGGTCGGCCCTCGACGCCCTCGCGGCGTACCCGTATCCGGGCAACGTCCGGCAGTTGATCAACATCTGCGAGCGGCTCGTGGTCATGACCGAGCACCAGCTCATCGACCGGGACGATCTCATGAACGAGGTGACCACGGGCCGGGACTACATCTCCTTCCAGTCCATGCGCGAGACCAACACCACCCTGAAGCAGGCGATGGGACAACTCGAAAAGGCGCTGCTGCTGGAGGCGTACGAACAGTGCCACACCCAGCAGCAGATCGCGGAGGCCCTGGATATCAGCCAGGCCTCGGTCGCCAGGAAGTTGAAGCAGTACGGCATCGGCGGCAAACGGCCGGGCGGGCAGCCCCGTTCCGCGAAAAAAGCCGACAGCCTGTTGCAGCCTCGACTTTGA
- a CDS encoding agmatinase family protein, which yields MPKNSYPQIYQGVPTFLSSDSIREAADLAGYDAAVMGVPWEGPVTWGGPSGCELAPKTIREASLRYGGYLPEFDYDLFDHINVCDFGDVAVVPGDGVETNRHIRDKVSAVLAHGATPIIFGGDHSITVPAVEALAQAHPKRVGLIHLDAHMDNMEFFGEERFARCCPMHRIYENVSMDPAKIIHMGIRGPRNNPDQMRFAREAGSHVMTGFEIKRKGVEYALEKALDVAGTDTDAIYVTVCSDILDVAFNPGGPPDLNGLTSYELSYLLYNFAVRGIGAFDFVEIYPPTDRNNVSSHTAAWMGIYVMSGMAKRKMDSGRVPENA from the coding sequence GTGCCTAAAAATAGCTATCCACAAATATATCAGGGTGTTCCCACATTCCTGAGTTCGGATTCCATTCGCGAGGCGGCCGACCTGGCCGGGTACGACGCCGCCGTTATGGGCGTGCCGTGGGAGGGGCCCGTCACCTGGGGCGGGCCGTCCGGATGCGAGCTGGCGCCCAAGACCATCCGCGAGGCATCCCTGCGCTACGGAGGGTATCTGCCGGAGTTCGATTACGACCTGTTCGATCACATCAACGTCTGTGATTTCGGTGACGTGGCGGTGGTCCCCGGCGACGGCGTGGAGACCAACCGGCACATTCGGGACAAGGTGTCCGCCGTGCTGGCCCATGGGGCCACGCCGATTATTTTCGGCGGCGACCACTCCATCACCGTCCCGGCCGTCGAGGCGCTTGCCCAGGCGCACCCCAAGCGGGTCGGCCTGATCCACCTCGACGCGCACATGGACAATATGGAGTTTTTCGGCGAGGAACGGTTTGCCCGGTGCTGCCCCATGCACCGCATCTACGAGAACGTATCCATGGACCCCGCCAAGATCATCCACATGGGCATCCGCGGCCCGCGCAACAATCCGGACCAGATGCGGTTCGCCAGGGAGGCGGGCTCCCATGTCATGACCGGGTTCGAGATCAAGCGGAAGGGCGTGGAGTACGCCCTGGAAAAGGCGCTGGACGTGGCCGGAACCGATACGGACGCCATATACGTCACCGTGTGCAGCGACATCCTCGACGTCGCGTTCAACCCCGGGGGGCCGCCGGATCTGAACGGCCTCACCTCCTACGAACTGTCCTATCTGCTGTACAATTTCGCGGTCAGAGGCATCGGCGCCTTCGATTTCGTCGAGATTTATCCCCCCACCGACCGGAACAACGTGTCCAGCCATACCGCCGCCTGGATGGGGATTTACGTCATGAGCGGCATGGCGAAGAGGAAGATGGACTCCGGCCGGGTGCCGGAGAACGCGTGA
- a CDS encoding ABC transporter substrate-binding protein, whose product MVIYCVALALVAGTAVSSRAAATITPGVIAVGTDLTYPPYNYFDDNEKPAGFDVELMTAIAAKAGMKIEFHDTRFENLIMGVRGGQFDVIASTLYVKPARAKQIDYIPYMKTGVSIAVATSSGLSFAAPENLCGRKVGSIKGGAWIEKLNGLAEGVCKDNPVDSREFPTSPEVTQALLSGGIDAQMEDSAVLQSAVEKLNGRLKVTSKENLYPVVVGFGVRKGNTELADLLRKTLKELEADGTYPALLKKYNVSKPTEAEFKAAVGE is encoded by the coding sequence TTGGTCATATACTGTGTGGCCCTTGCCCTGGTGGCCGGCACGGCGGTGTCGTCCCGGGCGGCCGCCACGATCACGCCCGGCGTGATCGCCGTGGGCACGGACCTGACGTATCCCCCGTACAACTACTTTGACGACAACGAGAAGCCCGCCGGGTTCGATGTCGAGCTGATGACCGCCATCGCCGCGAAGGCGGGCATGAAGATCGAGTTTCACGACACCCGGTTCGAAAACCTGATCATGGGCGTTCGCGGCGGGCAGTTCGACGTCATCGCGTCCACGCTCTACGTGAAGCCCGCCCGCGCCAAGCAGATCGATTACATCCCCTACATGAAGACCGGTGTTTCCATTGCGGTGGCGACCTCCTCCGGCCTTTCCTTCGCGGCCCCGGAGAACCTGTGCGGCCGCAAGGTCGGTTCCATCAAGGGCGGTGCCTGGATCGAAAAACTCAACGGTCTGGCCGAGGGCGTCTGCAAGGACAATCCCGTCGACTCCAGGGAGTTCCCCACTTCTCCCGAAGTGACTCAGGCCCTGCTCTCCGGCGGCATTGACGCCCAGATGGAGGATTCCGCGGTCCTGCAGAGCGCCGTGGAGAAGCTGAATGGCCGGTTGAAGGTCACCTCCAAGGAAAACCTGTACCCCGTGGTCGTCGGCTTCGGCGTGCGCAAGGGCAATACCGAGCTGGCCGACCTCCTCCGCAAGACCCTGAAGGAACTTGAGGCCGACGGGACGTATCCCGCGCTGCTGAAGAAGTACAATGTCTCCAAGCCCACCGAAGCGGAATTCAAGGCCGCCGTCGGCGAGTAG
- a CDS encoding amino acid ABC transporter ATP-binding protein — MSPERKRKGAKGDLVLELRDVSKAFGEKTVLDGISFKVKAGEVVSVIGPSGSGKTTLIRTINSLQDIDGGAILFNGNRWLDNHGEYWRSPDFYEEVTRIGMVFQSFNLFPHRTVLENVALAPRYHGLGSSRALKELALRNLEKVGMACHADKYPHQLSGGQKQRIAIARALAMQPKVLLFDEPTSALDPELVGEVLQTIELLAHEGMTMIIVTHEMRFATRISDRVVMMEDGKMVADLTPEQLADEPDDSRIRRFIATALH; from the coding sequence GTGTCGCCCGAGCGGAAAAGGAAGGGCGCCAAGGGGGATCTCGTCCTCGAACTCCGCGACGTCAGCAAGGCCTTTGGCGAGAAGACCGTGCTTGACGGTATTTCCTTCAAGGTCAAGGCAGGTGAGGTGGTCAGCGTCATCGGCCCGTCCGGTTCCGGCAAGACCACCCTGATCCGGACCATCAATTCCCTGCAGGATATCGACGGCGGCGCGATCCTGTTCAACGGGAACCGCTGGCTTGACAACCACGGGGAATACTGGCGCTCGCCCGATTTCTACGAGGAAGTGACGCGCATCGGCATGGTCTTTCAGTCGTTCAACCTCTTCCCGCACCGCACCGTGCTGGAGAACGTGGCCCTGGCCCCACGCTATCACGGCCTGGGCTCCTCCCGGGCGCTGAAGGAACTGGCCCTGCGGAACCTGGAAAAGGTCGGGATGGCCTGCCACGCGGACAAGTATCCCCACCAGCTTTCGGGAGGCCAGAAACAGCGCATAGCCATTGCCCGCGCCCTGGCCATGCAGCCCAAGGTGCTCCTCTTCGACGAGCCGACTTCCGCGCTTGATCCGGAACTGGTCGGCGAGGTCCTGCAGACCATCGAGCTCCTCGCCCACGAAGGCATGACCATGATCATCGTGACCCACGAGATGCGTTTCGCCACGCGCATCAGCGATCGCGTTGTAATGATGGAGGACGGCAAGATGGTCGCCGATCTCACCCCGGAACAGCTCGCCGACGAACCCGACGACAGCCGGATACGGCGCTTCATCGCAACCGCGCTGCATTAG
- a CDS encoding dienelactone hydrolase family protein, translating into MEIILATEIWGRTPHIDALAGRLRPHADRVTVADPFDGRDPHFATEEQAYAAYLDHGGLEPYARRVTDLVREAARPVLLIGFSAGAGAAWAAACTPGVPLRRACCFYGSAIRTMADRAPLAPVDLIFPDREPHFDVDALAAALRAKPLVTCRRADAGHGFMNPLSENYDEAAGRRWTAWLVRLAEASSRA; encoded by the coding sequence GTGGAAATCATTCTGGCCACCGAAATCTGGGGGCGCACGCCCCACATCGACGCCCTGGCCGGGCGGTTGCGCCCGCACGCCGACCGCGTGACCGTGGCCGATCCCTTTGACGGCCGCGACCCGCACTTCGCCACAGAAGAACAGGCCTACGCCGCCTATCTCGACCACGGCGGACTCGAACCCTACGCCCGCCGGGTCACGGACCTGGTCCGCGAGGCCGCGCGTCCGGTCCTGCTCATCGGCTTCAGCGCCGGGGCCGGAGCGGCCTGGGCCGCCGCCTGCACCCCAGGCGTTCCCCTACGCAGGGCCTGCTGTTTCTACGGTTCGGCCATCCGGACCATGGCCGACCGCGCCCCGCTCGCCCCCGTGGACCTGATCTTCCCAGACCGTGAGCCCCACTTCGACGTGGACGCGCTGGCCGCCGCCCTCCGGGCCAAGCCGCTGGTCACCTGCCGCCGGGCCGACGCGGGCCACGGCTTCATGAACCCCCTGTCCGAAAACTACGACGAAGCCGCCGGCCGCCGCTGGACAGCCTGGCTGGTGCGCCTGGCCGAGGCATCCTCGCGGGCGTAG
- a CDS encoding peroxiredoxin codes for MSNDFDPNDTMPDFAKVGQPVPAFTLEAFDPAEGGFTEVDLGALRKEGKWAILFFYPADFTFVCPTELADLAGRHEDLKKLGAEVISVSTDTKYSHMAWKSDERMLENVKFKMAADPTGEVSRFFDVWDFETGLALRGTFVINPEGVLVSSEINFYNVGRNADELVRKVEANTYLIDHPAEVCPAKWTPGDKTLTPNDGMVGKVYEALND; via the coding sequence ATGAGCAACGATTTCGATCCCAACGACACCATGCCTGATTTCGCCAAAGTGGGCCAGCCCGTACCCGCATTCACGCTGGAGGCCTTCGACCCCGCCGAGGGCGGCTTCACTGAGGTGGACCTGGGCGCGCTGCGCAAGGAAGGCAAATGGGCCATCCTGTTTTTCTATCCCGCGGACTTCACCTTTGTCTGCCCCACCGAGCTGGCCGACCTGGCCGGTCGACACGAGGACCTGAAGAAGCTCGGGGCCGAGGTGATCTCCGTGTCCACGGACACCAAATATTCCCATATGGCCTGGAAGTCCGACGAGCGCATGTTGGAAAACGTCAAGTTCAAGATGGCCGCCGACCCCACCGGCGAGGTCTCCCGGTTCTTCGACGTCTGGGACTTCGAGACCGGCCTGGCCCTGCGCGGCACCTTCGTCATCAACCCCGAAGGCGTGCTGGTCTCGTCCGAGATCAATTTCTACAACGTGGGCCGCAACGCGGATGAGCTGGTCCGCAAGGTGGAGGCCAACACCTATCTCATCGACCACCCGGCCGAGGTCTGCCCTGCCAAGTGGACCCCGGGCGACAAGACCCTGACCCCCAACGACGGAATGGTCGGCAAGGTCTACGAAGCCCTTAACGACTAG